The following proteins come from a genomic window of Telopea speciosissima isolate NSW1024214 ecotype Mountain lineage unplaced genomic scaffold, Tspe_v1 Tspe_v1.0067, whole genome shotgun sequence:
- the LOC122647499 gene encoding transcription termination factor MTERF6, chloroplastic/mitochondrial-like — protein MALFYNQLLWPITRVAISASKKVGFESSDKPDSVLTLFKNHGFTDAQISSIIGRFPSVLVSSPTKNLLPKLEFFHSQGVSSPNIAKILCKEPSVLSSSLENQIIPAFNFLKSLVGTVENVVLGLKREPRLIRCGIQIVSRNIAILRENGVPDSEIVILLINFPSTMMPKNDRFKQILEEIKQMGFNLSKHMFMRALFVFTSVNRSTWKLKLEAYRSWGFSENEILMAFRRYPNFMALSEKRIMRHIDFFLNKMGWERAVIFTYPDILGLSLEKRILPRCSVFRVLILKGLMKKDRQMGYLLKESEKLFLEKFVTKYEKEVPQLLDLYKGNISLLELGYGTQEVWKEPTGKIPKFLKFDK, from the exons ATGGCTTTGTTTTACAATCAGCTCCTGTGGCCTATCACCCGAGTCGCCATTTCTGCATCCAAGAAGGTTGGTTTTGAATCCTCTGATAAACCAGACTCGGTTCTTACCCTCTTCAAAAACCATGGATTCACCGACGCCCAAATTTCCAGTATCattggaaggttcccatcagtgCTCGTATCCAGTCCTACAAAAAACCTTCTGCCTAAACTTGAGTTTTTCCATTCCCAGGGTGTTTCCAGTCCTAACATCGCCAAAATCCTCTGTAAAGAGCCAAGCGTCTTGTCTAGTAGCTTAGAAAACCAAATCATCCCTGCTTTTAATTTCTTGAAAAGTTTAGTTGGGACTGTGGAGAATGTTGTTCTTGGTCTAAAACGTGAACCTCGTCTCATCAGGTGTGGCATACAGATTGTGTCTCGAAATATTGCAATCTTGAGAGAAAATGGAGTGCCTGATTCTGAAATCGTGATTTTACTAATTAACTTTCCCAGCACCATGATGCCAAAAAATGATCGGTTCAAACAGATACTTGAGGAGATTAAGCAAATGGGTTTCAACCTTTCAAAACACATGTTTATGCGTGCTCTGTTTGTTTTTACATCAGTGAACAGATCGACATGGAAGCTGAAATTGGAGGCTTATAGAAG TTGGGGTTTTTCTGAGAATGAGATTCTCATGGCATTTAGGAGGTACCCTAATTTTATGGCACTGTCTGAGAAGAGGATAATGAGACATATAGATTTCTTTCTTAACAAAATGGGTTGGGAACGGGCAGTTATCTTCACGTACCCGGACATTCTTGGGCTTAGCTTGGAGAAGAGAATTCTTCCAAGGTGTTCAGTTTTTCGAGTATTGATATTGAAAGGTCTGATGAAGAAAGATCGTCAAATGGGATATCTATTGAAAGAAAGTGAGAAGCTTTTCTTGGAGAAGTTTGTGACAAAATATGAGAAAGAAGTTCCTCAACTCTTGGATTTATACAAAGGGAATATTAGTCTGCTAGAACTAGGATATGGAACTCAGGAAGTGTGGAAAGAACCTACTGGTAAAAtacccaaatttttgaaatttgacaaatag